The Mercenaria mercenaria strain notata chromosome 8, MADL_Memer_1, whole genome shotgun sequence genome has a segment encoding these proteins:
- the LOC123566677 gene encoding putative amine oxidase [copper-containing] — translation MSDSGTPGNHRRVIGGCRIVVVVLCVALIALIVAFAVVVSQMKEKLDSKSDSKSESCPGSSSRINLDPPDVLSPFHDLTPAEMFSVREFLYGQADLNLARPYKFDTNDSYIYTMELHVPNKEQTLNFLDKGRSAPAREANVIIFRGDLPEPEVQEYIVGPLPNPVSKNAQTPRPFRYRPLTTAEIVRAMSKLHGEISKVGKILEESYGGTLGDCAENCLEFKSMSPMSPASSGEPMARKMWFWLTPVVEFWSLHPLDFLVLMDLTSSEADKYTIDKVYYGGQIFKSLEDLLRAYETGSVTKTKIAFPTKDKKLYSTLNRRGTLFPEEPLLPPTEFEPSGKRYSVDGRHIKHMGWDFDVRMSTTSGPQIFDIRYNNERIVYELSLQDIAIFYSADSPAQKFADYLDSLALVGPRARSLGSGADCPSHSTYLSADHAIEFLEQPYHVDRAFCVFEHNTGLPLRRHLSSSGTMFYEGLMDIVLTVRTIITVANYDYIFDFIFHQNGAIEVKVVSTGYILTSFRFPPEDDYGFRLRDHVTGNIHHHMFHFKTDMDIHGTKNRFEYIEIQPIKIDNTQWSVKDQAKYAQTKMVRHLVQSEKEAAMKYNFDKPKYLTFYNNSVLSSAGVPRAYRLYTRGISKQMVEEGTGQEPSISWARYQVAVTKYKEDETRSSSIYASYDAENPVVNFQSFIDDNETITDEDQVTWVTMGIHHIPHMEDIPVTPTVGLDLGFFLLPYNYFDEDPAMGSGDAIRIELSPNHGLNIFNYGKSGHKQCLPKQSTFINDVKEKPNILFNI, via the exons ATGTCTGACTCTGGAACGCCGGGAAATCACCGCCGCGTGATTGGCGGGTGCAGGATAGTAGTTGTTGTCTTGTGCGTGGCCCTCATCGCTCTAATTGTCGCATTTGCGGTCGTAGTATCCCAGATGAAGGAAAAATTGGACTCCAAATCCGACTCCAAATCGGAGAGCTGTCCTGGAAGCAGTAGCAGGATAAATCTTGATCCGCCAGACGTTTTGTCGCCATTTCATGATCTTACACCAGCCGAGATGTTTTCGGTGAGGGAGTTTTTATACGGACAAGCGGACTTAAATCTTGCGCGACCGTATAAATTTGATACTAATGACAGTTACATTTATACCATGGAACTTCATGTTCCTAACAAGGAACAGACTTTAAATTTTCTTGACAAGGGTAGATCAGCACCAGCAAGAGAAGCCAACGTTATCATATTTAGGGGTGACTTGCCCGAGCCGGAAGTGCAAGAATATATCGTAGGCCCCCTACCTAATCCAGTAAGCAAGAACGCTCAAACACCCCGACCATTTCGTTACCGTCCGTTAACTACTGCTGAAATCGTTAGAGCAATGTCTAAGTTACATGGGGAAATAAGTAAAGTTGGTAAAATTTTAGAAGAAAGTTATGGTGGAACATTGGGAGACTGCGCTGAAAATTGTCTAGAATTCAAATCGATGTCGCCAATGTCCCCGGCATCGTCCGGAGAACCGATGGCAAGAAAAATGTGGTTTTGGCTCACACCTGTTGTTGAGTTTTGGAGTCTCCATCCATTAGACTTTTTAGTTCTTATGGACCTGACAAGCAGTGAAGCTGACAAATATACAATAGACAAGGTTTATTATGGTGGCCAGATATTCAAAAGCTTAGAAGACCTTCTCAGAGCTTACGAAACCGGCTCTGTCACGAAAACAAAAATTGCCTTTCCGACAAAGGATAAGAAGCTGTATTCTACACTGAACAGGAGGGGGACATTATTTCCAGAGGAGCCACTGTTACCACCGACAGAATTTGAACCAAGTGGGAAAAGATATTCTGTAGATGGTAGACATATCAAGCACATGGGATGGGACTTTGATGTAAGGATGTCTACTACTTCGGGTCCTCAGATATTTGACATCAGATACAACAATGAAAGAATTGTTTATGAGTTAAGTTTGCAAGACATTGCAATATTTTACTCAGCCGACAGCCCGGCTCAGAAATTTGCAGATTACCTTGATAGCTTAGCTTTAGTTGGGCCACGGGCTCGATCACTTGGTTCGGGGGCTGACTGTCCCTCCCATTCAACTTATCTAAGTGCTGACCATGCTATTGAATTCTTAGAACAACCATACCATGTTGATAGGGCTTTCTGTGTGTTTGAACATAACACGGGTCTTCCTCTGCGCAGACATTTATCTAGTTCCGGTACAATGTTTTACGAAGGACTCATGGATATTGTACTCACAGTTCGAACAATAATAACAGTGGCtaattatgattatatttttgaCTTCATTTTTCACCAAAATGGCGCGATTGAAGTTAAAGTTGTGTCTACAGGATACATACTGACTTCCTTCCGATTTCCTCCAGAAGATGATTACGGCTTCCGGTTACGTGATCATGTGACCGGAAATATTCACCACCATATGTTCCACTTCAAGACGGATATGGACATTCACGGAACGAAAAACAGGTTTGAGTATATAGAAATACAGCCAATTAAGATTGATAATACACAATGGTCAGTAAAAGACCAAGCCAAATACGCTCAAACGAAAATGGTTCGACATCTAGTGCAATCAGAAAAAGAGGCAGCAATGAAGTACAATTTTGACAAGCCAAAATATCTAACATTCTACAACAACAGTGTTTTATCGTCTGCTGGTGTACCAAGAGCGTATAGACTCTACACGAGAGGAATTTCAAAACAG ATGGTTGAGGAAGGCACGGGACAAGAACCATCTATTTCCTGGGCACGGTACCAAGTTGCTGTGACTAAGTACAAGGAAGATGAAACACGAAGTAGCTCAATCTATGCCAGTTATGATGCCGAGAATCCTGTTgtcaattttcaaagttttattgaCGACAATGAAACAATAACCGACGAG GATCAAGTGACCTGGGTCACTATGGGCATACATCACATCCCGCACATGGAGGATATACCCGTTACCCCAACAGTCGGCCTTGACCTTGGATTTTTTCTTCTTCCTTACAATTATTTTGATGAGGATCCTGCGATGGGGTCCGGAGATGCCATACGAATAGAACTTTCGCCAAATCATGGACTTAATATTTTCAATTACGGGAAGTCAGGCCATAAACAGTGCCTACCTAAACAGTCTACATTTATTAACGATGTAAAGGAAAAACCAAACATTCTTTTTAATATATAG